AGATTATTATTTGTTCTAAATAATCTTGAGGTCTTGATGGATACTGTTTATCAGTAACTCTCAAAACTAATCCTCTACATAATATTCCTATTACTATAGCTACTATAAATGATCTCCTAAACAATTCTTCATTTAGAAAACTCTCCTTCATCTTATCACTCCTTTTAATAAACTTATCTCTCTTAGAAATTTTATATTTAACTTAGATTAGTTTGTGCAAAAACAAAAAAAAATTTCCTTTATTAAAGGAAATTTTTTTGAGGTATTATAACAATAAATTCACTACCTTTACCTAATTCACTTTTTACACTTATATTTCCACCTAGAGATTTAACTATATGTTTTATTATAGCTAATCCTAGACCCGTTCCACCTACATCTCTGCTTCTAGCTTTATCAACTCGATAAAATCTTTCAAATATTCTTTCTATATCTTCTTCTGGTATTCCTACACCTGTATCTTTTATGCTAATACATATATTACCTTTTGATGCACTAACATTTACGTGAACTTCTTTATTTTCGGGAGTATATTTTATCGCATTGTCTATTAAATTCAAAAATACCTGTTTTATATAATCTCTATTAGAGCAGACTTTTATAGATTTATCACTAAATTCATATGTTAATTTTATATTTTTTGATTTAGCTATATAGCTAGTCATATCATAAATTTCTATAAAAACTTCATATATATTAACACTGTCTACCAATGAGTTTTCCTGATTTTCTATAAAGGATAGTAATAGTATATCTTCTATAAGTCTTTTCAATCTATTTGACTCACTTTCTATAATGCCTAAAAATCTATTTCTAGTTTGTGGATCAATATCTTCGTTTAACTTCAAGGTTTCTACAAATCCACTAATCGATGTTAAAGGAGTCTTAAGTTCATGACTTACATTAGCTACAAAATCACTTCTCATATTTTCTAGTCTAACTTTTTCTGTTATATCTTCTATATTAATTATAGAACCTATAATTATGTTTTTAACATCTTGAAGGTATATTGGATCCAAACTAATTTTATATACTAAATCATCATTTATCTTTAGTTCTTTACTTTTATTTTGCTTAGAACCTTTAAAAGAAACTATTTCTTTAAGTAGCTTTTCTTCATTTATTAGTACATTAACATTAAGACCTTCTATCTGTTTTTCAGAGTTACACTTTAACATTCTTTTAGCCTCTTCATTTATTAACATTATATTGCCATCAATATCTATCGCTAATATACCATGAGATATACTTTTTAATATTGATGTCATTTGAAGATGACTATATTCAACCTCACTAATTGTACTGTCCATTATTTCTATCATTTCATTAAAGTTTTTAGCTAATTCGCCTAATTCTCCTTTTGCAGAAATATTTAATCTTGAGTGAAATTCTTTATTACTAATTTTTTTAGAAACATAAATAAACTCTTCTAGATACCTTCTCAATCTCAATGTATATCTAATAGATAATATTGCAACTATCACCGAAACTAATATAATAAAGAAGATTATAGTCATTAATTCTTCCATAAAATAGTTCTCCTAAATATATTTATTCTAATCAATTTTATATCCAACTCCACGTATTGTTTGAATATATTTTTCAGATGCACTGTCATCTTCTATTTTTTTTCTAAGATATCTAATATGCACATCTACAGTTCTAGTTTCTCCATAATATTCATATCCCCAAATTTTATCTAATAAATGATTTCTAGAAAGAACTTTACCTTTATTTTCTAAAAGTAGCTTTAATAATTCAAATTCTTTAAGTGTTAAGTCTATTTTTTGATTACCTTTATATACTTCATGTTTATACAGATCAACTTTTAAACTACCTGTTGTAAGTATAATATCTCCGGGCTGAGTTTTAGTATTACATCTTCTTAATATTGTATTTATTCTTGCAAATAATTCTTTTATACTAAATGGCTTAGTTATATAATCATCGGCTCCTATTTCTAGACCTTCTACTTTGTCATTCTCCATATTTTTAGCTGTTAACATTATTACTGGTGTTTGATTTAAATCTTTATCAGCTCTAATTTTTTTCAATACATCAATACCACTTATATTTGGTAACATCCAATCT
Above is a genomic segment from Romboutsia lituseburensis containing:
- a CDS encoding HAMP domain-containing sensor histidine kinase, which gives rise to MEELMTIIFFIILVSVIVAILSIRYTLRLRRYLEEFIYVSKKISNKEFHSRLNISAKGELGELAKNFNEMIEIMDSTISEVEYSHLQMTSILKSISHGILAIDIDGNIMLINEEAKRMLKCNSEKQIEGLNVNVLINEEKLLKEIVSFKGSKQNKSKELKINDDLVYKISLDPIYLQDVKNIIIGSIINIEDITEKVRLENMRSDFVANVSHELKTPLTSISGFVETLKLNEDIDPQTRNRFLGIIESESNRLKRLIEDILLLSFIENQENSLVDSVNIYEVFIEIYDMTSYIAKSKNIKLTYEFSDKSIKVCSNRDYIKQVFLNLIDNAIKYTPENKEVHVNVSASKGNICISIKDTGVGIPEEDIERIFERFYRVDKARSRDVGGTGLGLAIIKHIVKSLGGNISVKSELGKGSEFIVIIPQKNFL
- a CDS encoding response regulator transcription factor — protein: MKVKVLVIDDEIHIVELLKFNLEMSNYEVEYAYDGVDGYIKAKEIKPDLILLDWMLPNISGIDVLKKIRADKDLNQTPVIMLTAKNMENDKVEGLEIGADDYITKPFSIKELFARINTILRRCNTKTQPGDIILTTGSLKVDLYKHEVYKGNQKIDLTLKEFELLKLLLENKGKVLSRNHLLDKIWGYEYYGETRTVDVHIRYLRKKIEDDSASEKYIQTIRGVGYKID